In Nocardioides conyzicola, one genomic interval encodes:
- a CDS encoding GPW/gp25 family protein produces MSELRRHDEPGQADSSFIGRGFSWPLAVDHTGAIGLSAGVPDLDRSIEIVLMTAPGERLMRPQFGCRIWDLLFEPVTGNLLGLIAEAVRDALAQWEPRIVVEDVKPEPDPDNQALVRIQITYRVRATNDRRNLVYPFYVIPHDAE; encoded by the coding sequence ATGTCAGAGCTCCGGAGGCACGACGAGCCCGGTCAGGCGGACTCGTCCTTCATCGGCCGCGGCTTCTCCTGGCCGCTCGCCGTCGACCACACCGGCGCCATCGGCCTGTCCGCCGGCGTACCCGATCTCGACCGGTCGATCGAGATCGTCCTGATGACCGCTCCGGGCGAGCGCCTGATGCGGCCACAGTTCGGCTGCCGGATCTGGGACCTGCTCTTCGAGCCCGTGACCGGCAACCTGCTCGGCCTCATCGCCGAGGCGGTCCGCGACGCGCTCGCCCAGTGGGAGCCGCGGATCGTCGTCGAGGACGTGAAGCCCGAGCCCGACCCGGACAACCAGGCGCTGGTGCGCATCCAGATCACCTACCGGGTCCGCGCCACCAACGACCGCCGCAACCTCGTCTACCCCTTCTACGTGATCCCCCACGACGCCGAGTAG
- a CDS encoding DUF4255 domain-containing protein yields the protein MFISHVDSGLEKLLRTRLPLPEEMGDVSFDPPSGNWSAQLSRITVNLFLYDIQRSNQPSAPTTRSLDGGPAQRRRPQPMMQLGYLVSAWAGSPRDEHQLLGDVVSIMAGVEAIPDDLLPDELSSTVRLGLGDSDNKVREIWAASGGSLKASFSLMVTVAADTFDWELTPPSVERISGMASRMDDGPNA from the coding sequence GTGTTCATCAGCCACGTGGACTCGGGCCTGGAGAAGCTGCTCCGCACGCGGCTCCCGCTCCCCGAGGAGATGGGTGACGTGTCGTTCGACCCACCCAGTGGCAACTGGTCCGCCCAGCTCTCGCGGATCACGGTCAACCTGTTCCTGTACGACATCCAGCGCAGCAACCAGCCCTCGGCGCCGACGACCCGCAGCCTCGACGGCGGTCCGGCGCAGCGCCGCCGACCGCAGCCGATGATGCAGCTGGGCTACCTGGTCAGCGCCTGGGCCGGCAGCCCCCGCGACGAGCACCAGCTGCTCGGCGACGTGGTGAGCATCATGGCCGGCGTCGAGGCGATCCCCGACGACCTGCTCCCGGACGAGCTGTCCTCGACCGTCCGGCTCGGCCTGGGCGACTCGGACAACAAGGTCCGCGAGATCTGGGCCGCCTCGGGCGGCTCGCTCAAGGCGTCGTTCAGCCTGATGGTCACCGTCGCGGCCGACACCTTCGACTGGGAGCTCACGCCCCCGTCGGTGGAGCGGATCAGCGGCATGGCGTCGCGGATGGACGACGGCCCGAATGCCTGA
- a CDS encoding septum formation family protein, with protein sequence MPDRTRLGRCGATALAVVLALPLLAGCGYFRNDDEGEGVSVFKIEPGQCFEGQGEVKAQLSKLTEVDCDQDHAQESYAVVPYVSDTGEAADTYPGDDALAKFANGACAGEYGKYVGVDYLDSKLFYTYLLPSARSWENEDDRSVICFVTSAGEPLQGSVKGSKR encoded by the coding sequence ATGCCTGACCGCACGCGCCTCGGGCGGTGCGGCGCGACCGCGCTCGCCGTCGTCCTGGCCCTGCCCCTGCTCGCCGGCTGCGGCTACTTCCGCAACGACGACGAGGGCGAGGGCGTGTCCGTCTTCAAGATCGAGCCGGGCCAGTGCTTCGAGGGCCAGGGCGAGGTCAAGGCCCAGCTCAGCAAGCTCACCGAGGTCGACTGCGACCAGGACCACGCACAGGAGTCGTACGCCGTGGTCCCCTACGTGAGCGACACCGGCGAGGCCGCCGACACCTACCCCGGTGACGATGCGCTCGCGAAGTTCGCGAACGGAGCGTGCGCCGGCGAGTACGGGAAGTACGTCGGCGTGGACTACCTCGACTCCAAGCTCTTCTACACCTACCTGCTGCCGTCGGCGCGCAGCTGGGAGAACGAGGACGACCGCAGCGTCATCTGCTTCGTCACGAGCGCCGGCGAACCGTTGCAGGGCTCGGTCAAGGGCTCGAAGCGCTGA
- a CDS encoding putative baseplate assembly protein, translating into MPLPTPALDDRTFQDIVDEAKRLIPRYCPEWTNHNVSDPGVALIELFAWMSEMVLYRVNQVPDRLYVHFLNMVGIEPFPPSVARTDLTFWLSAVLEQPVVVPATTQVMTQMSAAEGEGVVFSTVEDLVIAPPELIAAKSSAADNDQILDVWEDLRFGADGASCFPADTITPGDAFYLGFRDSLAGMVLRLAVEARAEGIGVDPRNPPLIWEVWNGEGWLPTRIYEDTTGGLNRPGEVVLMVPVEHQPLTVANESAYWLRARLLAPKTGQPIYRNSPRVRGVEVSALGGTVGAEHAETIGAEVLGRSNGAPGQTFQVDRFPVLPRRDSETLRVVDGDRTDSWTEVEDFSASGPTDHHFVWDSGTGVVHFGPRIRYPDGSIRQHGAIPRDGAFIEVSGYRHGGGSRGNVGARTLTVMRTAVPFVNGTINLGPASGGVDAESVAEAKVRGPLTLRTGNRAVTARDFERLTIESSIEVARARCRPAGRDNGAVQLLVVPQVRTDPTGHQLDDFAISPQLMTTIVDALDEHRLVGTSVEVSTPYYQGVSVVALLHGAPGRPAALVRQRTMDALSRFLNPLVGGSDGTGWPFDADVNLAVITQLLESVDGVERVEEVLLFEYDLRTGRRLGGGKDVIRLDKQSLFLSAGHQVVVR; encoded by the coding sequence ATGCCGCTGCCCACCCCCGCCCTCGACGACCGGACCTTCCAGGACATCGTCGACGAAGCGAAGCGCCTGATCCCGCGCTACTGCCCCGAGTGGACCAACCACAACGTGTCCGACCCCGGGGTCGCGCTGATCGAGCTCTTCGCCTGGATGAGCGAGATGGTCCTCTACCGGGTCAACCAGGTGCCGGACCGGCTGTACGTGCACTTCCTGAACATGGTCGGCATCGAGCCGTTCCCGCCGTCGGTGGCCCGCACGGACCTGACGTTCTGGCTCTCGGCCGTGCTGGAGCAGCCGGTCGTGGTGCCCGCCACCACCCAGGTGATGACGCAGATGAGCGCCGCCGAGGGTGAGGGGGTCGTCTTCAGCACCGTCGAGGACCTGGTCATCGCGCCGCCGGAGCTGATCGCGGCCAAGTCGTCCGCCGCCGACAACGACCAGATCCTCGACGTGTGGGAGGACCTCCGCTTCGGCGCCGACGGCGCCAGCTGCTTCCCGGCGGACACGATCACCCCGGGCGACGCCTTCTACCTCGGCTTCCGCGACAGCCTGGCCGGCATGGTGCTGCGCCTCGCGGTCGAGGCCCGCGCGGAGGGCATCGGCGTCGACCCGCGCAACCCGCCCCTGATCTGGGAGGTCTGGAACGGCGAGGGCTGGCTGCCCACCCGGATCTACGAGGACACCACCGGCGGGCTGAACCGGCCCGGCGAGGTCGTGCTGATGGTCCCCGTCGAGCACCAGCCGCTGACGGTCGCCAACGAGTCGGCGTACTGGCTGCGTGCCCGGCTGCTGGCACCGAAGACGGGGCAGCCGATCTACCGCAACTCCCCCCGCGTGCGCGGCGTCGAGGTCTCCGCTCTGGGCGGCACCGTCGGTGCGGAGCATGCCGAGACGATCGGCGCCGAGGTGCTCGGGCGCAGCAACGGCGCCCCGGGCCAGACCTTCCAGGTCGACCGCTTCCCCGTGCTGCCGCGTCGGGACAGCGAGACGCTCCGGGTCGTGGACGGCGACCGCACCGACAGCTGGACGGAGGTCGAGGACTTCTCCGCGTCCGGGCCGACCGACCACCACTTCGTGTGGGACAGCGGCACCGGTGTCGTCCACTTCGGCCCCCGGATCCGCTACCCCGACGGCTCGATCCGTCAGCACGGCGCGATCCCTCGCGACGGCGCGTTCATCGAGGTGTCGGGCTATCGGCACGGCGGCGGCTCGCGCGGCAACGTCGGCGCCCGCACGCTGACCGTGATGCGGACGGCGGTCCCGTTCGTCAACGGCACGATCAACCTCGGCCCCGCGTCCGGTGGCGTCGACGCCGAGTCGGTCGCCGAGGCGAAGGTCCGCGGCCCGCTGACGCTCCGCACCGGCAACCGCGCGGTGACCGCCCGCGACTTCGAGCGGCTCACCATCGAGTCGTCGATCGAGGTCGCGCGGGCGCGGTGCCGCCCGGCGGGGCGCGACAACGGCGCGGTCCAGCTGCTCGTCGTACCGCAGGTCCGCACGGACCCGACCGGCCACCAGCTCGACGACTTCGCCATCTCGCCGCAGCTGATGACGACGATCGTGGACGCCCTCGACGAGCACCGGCTGGTCGGGACGTCGGTCGAGGTGAGCACGCCGTACTACCAGGGCGTCTCGGTCGTCGCGCTGCTGCACGGAGCTCCCGGCCGGCCGGCCGCCCTGGTGCGGCAGCGGACGATGGACGCGCTGTCGCGCTTCCTCAACCCGCTGGTGGGTGGGTCCGACGGGACCGGCTGGCCGTTCGACGCCGACGTCAACCTCGCCGTGATCACCCAGCTCCTGGAGAGCGTCGACGGCGTCGAGCGCGTCGAGGAGGTGCTGCTGTTCGAGTACGACCTGCGTACCGGTCGCCGCCTCGGCGGTGGCAAGGACGTGATCCGCCTCGACAAGCAGTCCCTCTTCCTGTCGGCCGGTCACCAGGTCGTCGTGCGATGA
- a CDS encoding phage tail protein, with product MGSSDTTTPLGGDLPIANRFLFELDGVELGVFKEVSGLNVTVQVEEIREGGQNSYSHQIPGRMSWPNLVFKRGVTNANDLFDWFNKTSGEGFASNSNKLTKSTGAVTVIDPVGTRLRSWEFIDVFPVRWRGPDFSVESRDPLEEELEVAHHGFRAVTQAS from the coding sequence ATGGGCAGCAGTGACACCACAACGCCTCTCGGTGGCGACCTGCCGATCGCCAACCGCTTCCTCTTCGAGCTCGACGGCGTCGAGCTCGGCGTCTTCAAGGAGGTCTCCGGCCTCAACGTGACGGTGCAGGTCGAGGAGATCCGCGAGGGCGGCCAGAACAGCTACTCGCACCAGATCCCGGGCCGGATGAGCTGGCCCAACCTGGTCTTCAAGCGCGGCGTCACCAACGCCAACGACCTCTTCGACTGGTTCAACAAGACCTCGGGCGAGGGCTTCGCCAGCAACTCCAACAAGCTGACCAAGTCGACCGGGGCGGTCACCGTGATCGATCCCGTCGGCACCCGGCTGCGCTCGTGGGAGTTCATCGACGTCTTCCCGGTGCGCTGGCGCGGCCCCGACTTCTCGGTCGAGAGCCGCGACCCGCTCGAGGAGGAGCTCGAGGTCGCGCACCACGGCTTCCGGGCGGTCACGCAGGCGTCATGA
- a CDS encoding phage baseplate assembly protein V, which translates to MTTASMGLISPVIKVGGATLTAAQYGALTYMEVDLGLNLVGRATLRFIESSYDVAVSPTFGLGTEVELGTMGTGADKDLFKGLVTGVSLDYDAERGTTVLTVTVDDASYKLGQNTQNTAFLNSTYSDVITKMVSGTGLTSSIDATSASHPYLLQTGSNLAYLNWIVGRCGMVWWVDVGKLMVKKISAAPSSPAATVKLGQDLIRLSTRASGLHPGKVTVTGWDDAQQAAIANVASTSGSAEAGLVEKYPGRAAPTGTGLKVSGASPLTADEAKLVSETMLAEATAAAVTTRGTCMINSAIRPFTKVEVSDAGPSSGKFLVTRVQHVFEPDGFLTHFTAGPIRPEGLVDLLSGSPDTAGSTISGLLVGVVTNINDTEGKIGRVKVKFPTINGDIESEWARVVTLGGGAKRGVVFQPEVNDEVLVGFEQSDTRRPVVIGGLFSKKNELPTTDNVSAGGKVEYRRINSRLGHVIEIADGTGPDTKHILLKTSNGHLIRVGEDKMELTVANKPISISNGQAKIEFSDSGDITIEGVNVTIKAKTALKLEGVQLEAKGSGTAKIEAPALDVKASGTATVDGGGMLTLKGGMVAIN; encoded by the coding sequence ATGACGACAGCGTCGATGGGGCTGATCAGCCCGGTCATCAAGGTCGGCGGCGCCACGCTCACCGCCGCCCAGTACGGCGCGCTGACCTACATGGAGGTCGACCTCGGCCTCAACCTGGTGGGCCGGGCGACGCTGCGCTTCATCGAGTCGTCGTACGACGTCGCCGTCTCGCCCACGTTCGGGCTCGGCACCGAGGTGGAGCTCGGGACCATGGGCACCGGCGCCGACAAGGACCTCTTCAAGGGCCTCGTGACCGGGGTCAGCCTCGACTACGACGCCGAGCGTGGCACCACGGTGCTGACCGTCACCGTGGACGACGCGTCGTACAAGCTCGGCCAGAACACGCAGAACACCGCGTTCCTGAACTCGACGTACTCGGACGTGATCACCAAGATGGTGTCCGGCACCGGCCTCACGAGCTCCATTGACGCCACCTCGGCCTCGCACCCCTACCTGCTGCAGACCGGCTCCAACCTGGCGTACCTCAACTGGATCGTCGGGCGCTGCGGCATGGTCTGGTGGGTCGACGTCGGCAAGCTGATGGTCAAGAAGATCTCGGCCGCCCCGAGCAGCCCGGCCGCCACGGTCAAGCTGGGCCAGGACCTGATCCGGCTGTCGACGCGGGCCTCCGGGCTGCACCCCGGCAAGGTGACCGTCACCGGGTGGGACGACGCCCAGCAGGCCGCGATCGCCAACGTCGCCTCCACCAGCGGCAGCGCCGAGGCGGGCCTGGTCGAGAAGTACCCGGGTCGCGCAGCACCCACCGGGACCGGCCTCAAGGTCTCCGGGGCGTCGCCGCTGACCGCCGACGAGGCCAAGCTGGTCAGCGAGACCATGCTCGCGGAGGCCACGGCGGCGGCCGTCACCACCCGCGGGACGTGCATGATCAACAGCGCGATCCGGCCGTTCACGAAGGTCGAGGTGTCCGACGCGGGACCGTCCTCGGGGAAGTTCCTGGTCACCCGGGTGCAGCACGTGTTCGAGCCCGACGGCTTCCTCACCCACTTCACGGCCGGACCGATCCGGCCCGAGGGCCTGGTCGACCTGCTGTCGGGCTCGCCCGACACGGCGGGCTCGACGATCAGCGGCCTGCTCGTCGGCGTGGTCACCAACATCAACGACACCGAGGGCAAGATCGGCCGGGTGAAGGTGAAGTTCCCGACCATCAACGGGGACATCGAGTCGGAGTGGGCGCGGGTCGTCACCCTCGGCGGCGGCGCGAAGCGCGGCGTGGTCTTCCAGCCCGAGGTCAACGACGAGGTGCTGGTCGGCTTCGAGCAGAGCGACACCCGGCGACCGGTCGTCATCGGCGGACTCTTCAGCAAGAAGAACGAGCTGCCCACGACCGACAACGTCAGCGCGGGCGGGAAGGTCGAGTACCGCCGGATCAACTCGCGCCTCGGTCACGTCATCGAGATCGCCGACGGCACCGGGCCGGACACCAAGCACATCCTGCTCAAGACCTCGAACGGGCACCTCATCCGCGTCGGCGAGGACAAGATGGAGCTGACCGTCGCCAACAAACCGATCTCGATCAGCAACGGCCAGGCCAAGATCGAGTTCTCCGACTCGGGCGACATCACCATCGAGGGCGTCAACGTCACCATCAAGGCCAAGACCGCGCTCAAGCTCGAGGGCGTGCAGCTCGAGGCCAAGGGCAGCGGCACCGCCAAGATCGAGGCCCCGGCGCTCGACGTGAAGGCGAGCGGTACGGCGACCGTCGACGGCGGCGGCATGCTGACGCTCAAGGGCGGAATGGTGGCGATCAACTGA
- a CDS encoding DUF4280 domain-containing protein → MGQNAVMGAMLQCSFGLAPSTLVAKGTSKVMVEGRPAATIMDNAGGANIPPFGMCNSLANPTVAAATAAALGVLTPMPCVPLVPAPWVPGAVKTMLGKQPALVSGSTCMCAYGGVIQITMPGAMRTTSG, encoded by the coding sequence ATGGGTCAGAACGCGGTGATGGGCGCGATGCTGCAGTGCTCGTTCGGCCTGGCGCCCTCGACGCTGGTCGCCAAGGGCACCAGCAAGGTGATGGTCGAGGGCCGGCCGGCGGCGACGATCATGGACAACGCCGGCGGTGCCAACATCCCCCCGTTCGGCATGTGCAACAGCCTGGCCAACCCGACCGTCGCCGCCGCGACCGCCGCCGCCCTGGGCGTGCTCACGCCGATGCCCTGCGTCCCGCTCGTTCCCGCGCCGTGGGTGCCCGGCGCCGTCAAGACGATGCTCGGCAAGCAGCCCGCCCTGGTCTCGGGGTCCACCTGCATGTGCGCGTACGGCGGGGTCATCCAGATCACCATGCCCGGCGCCATGCGGACCACGTCCGGCTGA
- a CDS encoding phage tail sheath family protein, translating to MPTYTAPGVYVEEVPSSQKVLSAAPTAVAAFVGFTATFPSDDPNDPQGLSPRLVTSWTQFESLYGGFAEGCILPLSVYGYFANGGSIAYICRVPNTEPAGEPARLALPAADRSLGLPVAVESLEPDANIALQVTTDDGGEDDVDGPATFTITVLEGGAAVESFSGLGFGSGDSNVATKVNATSTKIKIDLNLDEDVDLASQLELVKPGVYPLEKAAPTPVPVTGAKFAGSESARKGINGLAVAEDVTMVIVPDLVTAATGEDGTIDLNLWKAVQTALISHCEQNGNRMAVLDAPPGMSPQQIKEWRSDVAMYDSAYAALYYPWVKVDNPTGVNGNTEILIPPSGHVAGVWARTDDTRGVWKAPANDTMRGVLDIERTVTQNEQSLLNPIGINCIRPFGTRGIRIWGARTLSSDTDWNYINVRRLFNMVEATILTGTQWAVFEPNDMALWEGVKRTVGAFLRGLWSAGALFGTSADEAFYVKCDAETNPPESIDQGLLVVEVGIAPVKPAEFVVFRISQKKQVAG from the coding sequence ATGCCCACATACACCGCACCCGGCGTCTACGTCGAAGAGGTCCCGTCGTCCCAGAAGGTCCTGTCAGCCGCGCCGACCGCGGTAGCAGCCTTCGTGGGCTTCACGGCCACCTTCCCGAGCGACGACCCCAACGACCCCCAGGGTCTGTCCCCCCGGCTCGTCACGAGCTGGACCCAGTTCGAGTCCCTGTACGGCGGCTTCGCCGAGGGCTGCATCCTGCCGCTCTCCGTCTACGGCTACTTCGCCAACGGCGGCAGCATCGCCTACATCTGCCGGGTCCCGAACACGGAGCCCGCTGGTGAGCCGGCCCGCCTCGCCCTCCCGGCCGCGGACCGCTCGCTCGGCCTGCCGGTCGCCGTCGAGAGCCTGGAGCCCGACGCCAACATCGCCCTGCAGGTGACCACCGACGACGGTGGCGAGGACGACGTCGACGGCCCGGCCACCTTCACGATCACCGTCCTCGAGGGCGGCGCGGCCGTGGAGTCCTTCTCCGGCCTCGGCTTCGGCAGCGGCGACAGCAACGTCGCGACCAAGGTCAACGCCACCTCGACGAAGATCAAGATCGACCTCAACCTCGACGAGGACGTCGACCTCGCGTCGCAGCTCGAGCTCGTGAAGCCGGGCGTCTACCCGCTCGAGAAGGCCGCCCCCACCCCGGTCCCGGTGACCGGCGCGAAGTTCGCCGGCTCCGAGTCGGCGCGCAAGGGCATCAACGGCCTGGCCGTGGCCGAGGACGTCACCATGGTGATCGTCCCCGACCTCGTCACCGCCGCCACGGGCGAGGACGGCACCATCGACCTCAACCTCTGGAAGGCCGTGCAGACGGCGCTGATCTCGCACTGCGAGCAGAACGGCAACCGGATGGCGGTCCTCGACGCGCCTCCCGGGATGTCCCCGCAGCAGATCAAGGAGTGGCGCAGCGACGTCGCCATGTACGACTCGGCGTACGCCGCGCTGTACTACCCCTGGGTCAAGGTCGACAACCCGACCGGCGTCAACGGCAACACCGAGATCCTGATCCCGCCGTCGGGCCACGTGGCCGGCGTCTGGGCCCGGACCGACGACACCCGCGGCGTGTGGAAGGCCCCGGCCAACGACACGATGCGCGGCGTCCTCGACATCGAGCGCACCGTCACCCAGAACGAGCAGTCGCTGCTCAACCCGATCGGCATCAACTGCATCCGCCCGTTCGGCACCCGCGGCATCCGCATCTGGGGCGCGCGCACCCTCTCGTCGGACACCGACTGGAACTACATCAACGTCCGTCGCCTCTTCAACATGGTCGAGGCGACGATCCTCACCGGCACCCAGTGGGCGGTCTTCGAGCCCAACGACATGGCGCTGTGGGAGGGCGTGAAGCGGACCGTCGGAGCGTTCCTCCGCGGCCTGTGGTCGGCCGGTGCGCTGTTCGGCACGTCCGCCGACGAGGCGTTCTACGTCAAGTGCGACGCGGAGACCAACCCGCCGGAGTCGATCGACCAGGGCCTCCTGGTCGTCGAGGTCGGCATCGCGCCGGTCAAGCCGGCCGAGTTCGTGGTCTTCCGCATCAGCCAGAAGAAGCAGGTCGCCGGCTGA
- a CDS encoding DUF6760 family protein: MRYPTEALWQEIAFLAYHLHWRMDELLDLEHMDRVRMVRAVVSLNDRAWQAVREYGQQ, translated from the coding sequence ATGCGTTACCCCACCGAAGCCCTCTGGCAGGAGATAGCGTTTCTCGCGTACCACCTGCACTGGCGCATGGACGAGCTGCTCGACCTCGAGCACATGGACCGGGTCCGCATGGTGCGAGCGGTGGTCTCGTTGAACGATCGAGCCTGGCAGGCGGTGCGTGAGTATGGGCAGCAGTGA
- a CDS encoding phage tail protein, with product MPNDLISTDPIVAQNFYLEIDGENIILSGVSGLDVEHDVVTIQQNGPTGRMQVVKTRGNTQKAPDLTITRMAPSDAMADPIWKWFIAIRDKGLTMDRASARKNGSIVLYDTSFVEIGRFNFIKGWPSKIATDAVSTESSEAVKETITLVIERLDRVK from the coding sequence ATGCCCAACGACCTCATCTCAACCGACCCGATCGTCGCCCAGAACTTCTACCTGGAGATCGACGGCGAGAACATCATCCTGTCCGGCGTCTCGGGCCTCGACGTCGAGCACGACGTCGTCACCATCCAGCAGAACGGCCCCACCGGCCGCATGCAGGTGGTCAAGACCCGGGGCAACACCCAGAAGGCGCCCGACCTGACCATCACCCGGATGGCGCCCTCGGACGCCATGGCCGACCCGATCTGGAAGTGGTTCATCGCGATCCGAGACAAGGGTCTGACGATGGACCGGGCCAGCGCCCGCAAGAACGGCTCGATCGTCCTCTACGACACGTCGTTCGTGGAGATCGGCCGCTTCAACTTCATCAAGGGCTGGCCGAGCAAGATCGCGACCGACGCCGTGAGCACGGAGTCCAGCGAGGCGGTCAAGGAGACCATCACCCTGGTCATCGAGCGCCTCGACCGGGTTAAGTAG
- a CDS encoding helix-turn-helix domain-containing protein, which yields MPNRPAAPLQLREGDHPRLIAMTRSPTVRAGLAQRARILLLAADGLSNTEIADKVGVSRPTVLVWRQRYAERGIDGLTDLARPGRRPEASATDVLRATLAQPRRRLGVTHWSSRVLGDELGVGRGTVVRAWHTYGVQPVRGGYRFAVTPPLTGRVATVLALRIGPPESFAVLDLREPSRAGDRSDDSAAQDALHDLAAALHRDLPPAPLDAGAALLGFLDEVNRCRAHWPTASRLHLVTDGRGPVSLPALREALAVRSRISVHTARDPDRWPRMLDAWLWMAAYGAADPTTLVAGAERVRLGLAPGEVFAWSLGARSSGAEPWRLMPARPIVK from the coding sequence ATGCCCAACCGCCCCGCCGCGCCGCTCCAGCTGCGCGAGGGGGACCACCCCAGGCTCATCGCGATGACGCGGAGCCCGACCGTGCGGGCTGGACTAGCCCAGCGGGCCCGGATCCTGCTGCTCGCCGCGGACGGACTGTCCAACACCGAGATCGCCGACAAGGTCGGCGTCTCCCGTCCGACGGTCCTGGTCTGGCGCCAGAGGTACGCCGAGCGCGGCATCGACGGGCTGACCGACCTCGCCCGCCCGGGCCGCCGTCCGGAGGCGTCGGCGACGGACGTGCTCCGGGCGACCCTCGCGCAGCCACGGCGGCGCCTGGGTGTCACGCACTGGTCGTCGCGGGTGCTCGGGGACGAGCTCGGCGTGGGTCGTGGCACCGTGGTCCGGGCGTGGCACACGTACGGCGTGCAGCCGGTGCGCGGCGGCTACCGGTTCGCCGTCACGCCCCCGCTCACCGGCCGGGTGGCGACCGTGCTCGCCCTGCGGATCGGGCCTCCTGAGTCGTTCGCCGTGCTGGACCTGCGCGAACCCTCGCGCGCCGGCGACCGGTCCGACGACTCGGCCGCGCAGGATGCGCTGCACGACCTCGCGGCGGCCCTGCACCGCGACCTGCCGCCGGCGCCCCTCGACGCGGGCGCGGCGCTGCTCGGCTTCCTCGACGAGGTCAACCGGTGCCGTGCGCACTGGCCGACGGCGTCGCGGCTCCACCTGGTGACGGACGGCCGCGGACCGGTCAGCCTGCCGGCGCTCCGTGAGGCGCTCGCGGTGCGCTCCCGGATCTCCGTGCACACCGCGCGCGACCCGGATCGCTGGCCCCGCATGCTCGACGCGTGGCTCTGGATGGCGGCGTACGGCGCCGCCGACCCGACCACCCTCGTGGCGGGCGCCGAGCGGGTCCGGCTCGGGCTCGCGCCGGGGGAGGTCTTCGCCTGGTCGCTCGGGGCCCGGTCGAGCGGTGCCGAGCCGTGGCGGCTGATGCCGGCCCGGCCAATCGTCAAGTGA
- a CDS encoding LysM peptidoglycan-binding domain-containing protein encodes MAELEKAFLEIEGSNDKVPCLYNPETVTVGRRNNWVSNPMPGQGVPTLRYAGANSGWLKVDLVFDTTNDGTAVTTHTGKIVDLMDIDPSLPGADEATSNVRPPTVTFHWGDLHSFKAVIEGLRLSFTYFSSAGVPLRANMELELRQYEKSQAFGAQNPTSGTPKPHRVHRVQPGETLDRISARYYGDSTRWRLLASANGLEDPLAVRPGTMLTVPRLEGS; translated from the coding sequence ATGGCCGAGCTCGAGAAGGCGTTCCTGGAGATCGAGGGCTCCAACGACAAGGTGCCCTGCCTCTACAACCCCGAGACCGTCACGGTCGGCCGCCGCAACAACTGGGTCTCCAACCCGATGCCCGGCCAGGGCGTCCCCACGCTGCGGTACGCCGGCGCCAACTCCGGCTGGCTCAAGGTCGACCTCGTCTTCGACACGACCAACGACGGCACCGCGGTCACCACGCACACCGGCAAGATCGTCGACCTGATGGACATCGACCCGTCCCTCCCGGGGGCGGACGAGGCGACCAGCAACGTGCGCCCGCCGACGGTCACGTTCCACTGGGGCGACCTGCACTCGTTCAAGGCGGTGATCGAGGGGCTGCGCCTGAGCTTCACCTACTTCTCCTCCGCCGGCGTCCCCCTGCGCGCCAACATGGAGCTGGAGCTGCGGCAGTACGAGAAGTCCCAGGCGTTCGGCGCCCAGAACCCCACCTCGGGCACCCCGAAGCCGCACCGGGTCCACCGGGTGCAGCCCGGCGAGACCCTCGACCGGATCAGCGCGCGCTACTACGGGGACTCGACCCGCTGGCGCCTGCTCGCCTCCGCGAACGGACTCGAGGACCCGCTGGCCGTCCGGCCGGGGACGATGCTGACGGTCCCGCGTCTCGAGGGGTCCTGA